The following proteins come from a genomic window of Methanocella conradii HZ254:
- a CDS encoding helix-turn-helix transcriptional regulator: MRNRLKEFRARHNMTQEELAAKVGVSRQTINAIENEKYDPSLSLAFRLARCFGTAIEELFMEE; encoded by the coding sequence ATGCGGAACCGCTTGAAGGAGTTCAGGGCCAGACATAATATGACCCAGGAAGAGCTGGCGGCAAAGGTAGGCGTCTCGAGGCAGACGATAAACGCAATAGAGAATGAAAAGTACGACCCATCCCTATCGCTTGCATTCAGGCTAGCCAGGTGCTTCGGGACAGCAATCGAGGAGCTATTCATGGAGGAATGA
- a CDS encoding heterodisulfide reductase-related iron-sulfur binding cluster translates to MSGIQRKLALFAALLLFLAGILTMVPDEWLLGPQAACHTCHEAQYPASHLLYRINYMGYNSLCSFAPFSTLILVGAAILIFLTTFKIKFERWGPQYRVLAVAALVALAIMTMLPIRTGYRDLLGMSTLDPLAPLSTLFLLALALAASMGFIVCPFLIIMRCRCPVLEKEMDASYAPDRAILRYLKIALTGRLSDEDVRRLYMCTLCNGCWLSWFNRHTRAMAVKKGIVPSHLASIRGSMEKYGNPYGTALEADGGNAINGKADTLLFRGCTARLKAPEILSAAQLLLDKKGIKYGLIDESCCGYTLINLGDLDAGLKAVDRNIAAFKAAGVRRIITVCPGCYAAFNRYYKGRGGFDPEVVLALDLLKEMRVPAKGVTVHDPCHARDKRELARSVLVGAREDGTGACCGAGGGVMSFDRALAGHRANRIFEENLGSVVTYCPFCYLNLSRTCSERVSDIYVLLAKGGIK, encoded by the coding sequence ATGTCAGGCATCCAGAGAAAGCTGGCACTCTTCGCCGCCCTCCTGCTCTTTCTCGCCGGAATCTTGACGATGGTTCCCGATGAATGGCTCCTCGGGCCGCAGGCGGCCTGCCATACCTGCCACGAGGCGCAGTACCCGGCGAGCCACCTACTCTACAGGATAAACTACATGGGCTATAACTCCTTATGCTCCTTCGCACCCTTCAGCACACTCATCCTGGTCGGCGCCGCCATCCTAATATTCCTGACAACTTTTAAGATAAAGTTCGAGCGATGGGGGCCACAGTACCGCGTGCTGGCTGTAGCGGCGCTTGTGGCGCTGGCCATTATGACGATGCTGCCCATACGTACAGGCTACCGGGACTTGCTGGGGATGAGCACCCTCGACCCGCTCGCCCCTTTAAGCACCTTATTCTTATTGGCCCTCGCCCTGGCAGCATCTATGGGCTTCATCGTCTGCCCATTTTTGATAATAATGCGCTGCCGCTGCCCTGTGCTGGAAAAAGAGATGGACGCTTCATATGCTCCGGACCGCGCGATATTACGCTACCTGAAGATAGCACTAACAGGTAGATTGAGCGATGAGGACGTGCGCCGGCTTTACATGTGCACGCTGTGCAATGGATGCTGGCTCTCCTGGTTTAACCGCCACACCAGGGCGATGGCCGTTAAAAAGGGCATCGTCCCATCCCATCTTGCCTCCATAAGAGGATCGATGGAAAAGTATGGGAACCCTTATGGGACCGCCCTGGAGGCTGATGGCGGAAATGCCATTAATGGAAAGGCGGATACGCTGCTTTTTCGGGGGTGCACGGCGAGGCTTAAGGCGCCGGAGATACTGAGCGCAGCGCAGCTCCTTCTGGATAAGAAGGGCATAAAATACGGGCTAATTGACGAGTCATGCTGCGGGTACACGCTGATCAACCTCGGCGACCTGGATGCGGGACTTAAAGCCGTTGACAGGAATATTGCCGCTTTTAAGGCGGCGGGCGTGAGGCGCATCATCACGGTATGCCCGGGATGCTACGCCGCCTTTAACAGGTATTACAAAGGCCGCGGCGGGTTCGACCCGGAGGTCGTGTTGGCACTGGACCTGTTGAAGGAGATGCGCGTCCCGGCGAAAGGCGTGACGGTACACGACCCCTGCCATGCCAGGGATAAGCGGGAGCTGGCCAGGAGCGTGCTCGTAGGCGCTAGAGAGGATGGCACAGGCGCATGCTGTGGCGCCGGTGGAGGCGTGATGTCGTTCGACAGGGCGCTCGCAGGCCACAGGGCTAATAGGATATTCGAGGAGAACCTGGGCAGCGTGGTCACGTATTGCCCGTTCTGCTACCTCAACCTGTCCAGGACATGCTCCGAACGCGTATCGGATATATACGTGTTGCTGGCAAAGGGGGGCATTAAATGA
- a CDS encoding YbhB/YbcL family Raf kinase inhibitor-like protein, with protein sequence MSITVSKGLTLRSDSFEPGKEIPVKYTCDGDDISPQLSWDGAPEGTETFALIMDDPDAPGRVFTHWVLYNIPASRNELPEGVNAEKFIKKGCSQGVNDFRMMGYGGPCPPPGKPHRYRFHLYALDTTLDLPSGVTKSAVLEAMKGHILAEAEIIGLYKRRK encoded by the coding sequence ATGAGTATTACCGTTAGTAAAGGCCTGACGCTTAGAAGCGATTCGTTTGAGCCTGGCAAGGAGATCCCTGTGAAGTATACGTGTGATGGAGACGATATCTCGCCACAGCTTTCATGGGACGGGGCGCCCGAAGGGACCGAGACTTTTGCATTGATCATGGACGACCCCGACGCGCCGGGGCGGGTTTTCACGCACTGGGTGCTCTATAATATACCGGCATCCAGGAACGAGCTGCCCGAAGGCGTAAACGCCGAGAAGTTCATAAAAAAGGGCTGCTCCCAGGGAGTGAACGATTTCCGCATGATGGGCTACGGCGGCCCATGCCCACCGCCGGGCAAGCCGCACCGCTACAGGTTCCACCTCTACGCGCTTGACACCACGCTGGACCTGCCCTCAGGCGTCACGAAGAGCGCCGTCCTGGAGGCCATGAAGGGGCACATCCTGGCAGAGGCCGAGATAATAGGGCTCTACAAAAGGAGAAAATAA
- a CDS encoding phosphotransferase: MIMPFEGLTIIKKFPSRKNAVYLVERGGWRLVLKVYGNDRRKNEADVLRSALKAGIRVPEIIEEGESALLMEFIPGRLANDYLETCRIEEIALGVADWLAGFHKAFRSGDSVLLKSDAILKNFIVSDSLYGIDFELSRIGRPEEDVGEALAYLLDTRPMFADDKLGLCQAFIERYERGSGIGLKGVDAFVARSLREAAGFRPAQRGLLMRKAAEIEESRPFTRCRR; this comes from the coding sequence ATGATAATGCCTTTCGAAGGCCTCACGATCATAAAAAAATTCCCGAGCAGGAAAAACGCCGTATATCTTGTGGAGAGGGGTGGCTGGCGGCTCGTGTTGAAAGTATATGGAAATGACAGGCGCAAGAACGAGGCGGACGTGCTCAGGTCAGCCCTAAAGGCTGGCATCCGGGTGCCGGAAATAATAGAGGAAGGCGAAAGCGCCCTGCTCATGGAGTTCATCCCGGGCAGGCTCGCAAACGATTACCTGGAGACCTGCCGCATTGAAGAGATAGCGTTGGGCGTGGCCGATTGGCTCGCAGGATTCCATAAGGCATTCCGCTCCGGCGACAGCGTGCTTTTAAAGTCGGACGCCATTTTAAAGAACTTCATCGTCTCGGACAGCTTGTATGGCATAGATTTTGAGCTATCCCGCATCGGGCGCCCTGAGGAGGACGTGGGCGAGGCGCTGGCATACCTGCTGGACACCCGCCCCATGTTCGCCGACGATAAGCTCGGCCTTTGCCAGGCGTTCATCGAGCGCTATGAGCGAGGCTCGGGGATTGGCCTTAAAGGCGTGGATGCTTTTGTGGCCCGCTCACTGAGGGAAGCCGCCGGCTTCCGCCCCGCCCAGCGTGGGCTATTGATGAGAAAAGCTGCGGAGATCGAGGAATCCAGGCCCTTCACACGCTGCCGACGATGA